The sequence GCATTGTTGTTACGCTAGCGACTAGCTTTGTTGCGCACGGGATTACCTTCGGTGCGCGCGGAACTGCCTTCGGTGCGCGCACGGCAAGCCTATTTTTATTCACAACAAAAAACCGCCTGCGTCATTTTTCAATGACGTGACGGTAATTGATTGTATGTAAAATAGGAACCGAATGAGCGCACAGAACAATTGAGTGCAGTAAGTTCTTCGATTGCCCCCTGCATCATCGGATGATCTTCGGCTTCCAACACATCGATGATGAAGAAATAATTTCCGAGACCTGTTTTCAATGGCCGCGATTCAATTTTACTTAAATTGAGCCTGCGCCAGGAGAAAACAGATAGCACCTGATGGAGTACGCCCGGACGATCATCCTCTGGTAATTTCACCATGAAAGTCGTTTTTAGTTTAGTAGAATGCCCTTCACTTTCCAAACATTCCTTACGCAACGATAACACAACAAAACGTGTATGGTTAAAATGAAAATCATGAATGTTTTCTTCTGTAATATGTAATCCATATTTCTCTGCCGCCAATCGATTGCCAATAGCCGCTATTTTCTCATCTGGATTTTCAGAAATATACTTTGCGGCCGCGGCCGTTGAAGTTGTCTGAATAAGCGGCACACGACGGAAATTATACTGTAAATATTTATGGCATTGCGCAAGTGCATGCGGATGAGAATTAATAGACTCGATTTCATCAACAAAAGGGATTTGCTTATGATTGATCATCAGATGCTGCTCAATCGGAATAGAAATTTCAGCATTGATGAACAACTCACTCCCGTGGAACAAGTAATCAATTGTCAGTGGTACAGAGCCTTCCAAAGCATTTTCAAGCGGAACGATGGCATAAGCAACATGGCCTGCTGCCACCGCCTCAATACAATCAGGTATCGTGGCATGCGACACCAATCCTGATGTACCTCCAAAAAGAGTGCTTGCCGCTACATGTGTAAATGACGCTTCAGGTCCTAAATAAGCGACTGTCGGCGTAAATTTCTCGTCTATCATATAGTTATTTACTCCTTTCACAATGCACCTGAACTAATTAAATTTACCGCGTCAACAAAATCAGGTGATTTTAGGCGTTGCAGAAACTCTTCCATTTTGATTTCCATTTCTGTCACATCTAGCGACAATGTAATATTGGCACGCGCTTGGACAGGTATCGTTTGATGGATTGTTAAGACATTACATTTTGCCTCTGAAATGATATGCATTAATGTTGCAAGCGACCCCTTCCGATCCTCAAGTTGGATGAAGATCGTTAGGATTCGTTCACGTGCAATCGATTCGAAAGGAAATACAGTATCGCGATATTTATAAAATGCGCTTCGGGATAGGCCTACCCTTCTTGTAGCATCTTGTATCGTCGATTCTTCTCCGCTAGCCAATAGCCTTTTCGCCTCCAGCATTTTTTGCATGGATTCTGTCAGCACATCTTCTCTTACAAGATAAAAATGACCTTCCCCCAATTGCTTCATAAAGAGTTCCCCCTGTCTCACAGTACTCCCCTTTTACTCATAAAATCTTCGTTGATGTCAACTCATTATTCGAGGAATTCAAATTCGAATTCGAGGATACGTACTGTATCGCCGTCTTTCGCACCGCGTTCACGAAGTGCATCATCTACACCCATCCCACGCATTTGTCTCGCAAATTTACGGACAGATTGATCGAAGTTGAAATCCGTCATTCTGAACAGACGCTCAATTGTGTAACCAGATAAGACATATGCTCCGTCATCATCACGTGTTACTTCAAAGTCAACTTCTGACTCGTGTTTGTACAGAACAGAATGCTCTTCCTCATCCTTAATTTCATGCATTGGGAATTCTGGTGTCACTTCAAGCAGATCCGCTACTGCAAACAGCAGTTCATCAAGCCCTTTTCGCGTAATCGCAGAAATCGGGAAGATCTGCGCATCTTCATCGCCCAGCTTTTTCTTAAATTCCTTGAGATTGTCTTCCGCATCAGGCATGTCCATTTTATTGGCCACGATGATTTGTGGACGCTC comes from Sporosarcina sp. FSL K6-3457 and encodes:
- a CDS encoding ACT domain-containing protein — encoded protein: MKQLGEGHFYLVREDVLTESMQKMLEAKRLLASGEESTIQDATRRVGLSRSAFYKYRDTVFPFESIARERILTIFIQLEDRKGSLATLMHIISEAKCNVLTIHQTIPVQARANITLSLDVTEMEIKMEEFLQRLKSPDFVDAVNLISSGAL
- the pheA gene encoding prephenate dehydratase; this translates as MIDEKFTPTVAYLGPEASFTHVAASTLFGGTSGLVSHATIPDCIEAVAAGHVAYAIVPLENALEGSVPLTIDYLFHGSELFINAEISIPIEQHLMINHKQIPFVDEIESINSHPHALAQCHKYLQYNFRRVPLIQTTSTAAAAKYISENPDEKIAAIGNRLAAEKYGLHITEENIHDFHFNHTRFVVLSLRKECLESEGHSTKLKTTFMVKLPEDDRPGVLHQVLSVFSWRRLNLSKIESRPLKTGLGNYFFIIDVLEAEDHPMMQGAIEELTALNCSVRSFGSYFTYNQLPSRH